The DNA region ATTATCCCCGGAGTCCTCTCCAAGCTGTGGATTTCTCAACTGTAAACGACTGTTCTAGGAAATCACATCGGCTGCTGGTCCCCACAAGGACCGTGTACTCCCCGGCCTCGCTGCGCCAGCAATCCTCCCTCTCGTCCCAGTAACTCGTTGCTCGGAGCAGATCCACCTTGATCTCTGCGATAGTGTTGGCTCCCTGCTCGAGATGGACCTTGGTAAagcccttgagctccttgctTGACCTTGTAATTGTGTCGCGGGCCGAAGCTGTGAGAGGTGTTGCTGATGGTGGCTTGACATAGGCTTGCAGCACAGCAGCGCCTGCTCGAGAGCCTGTGTTTGCTACCTTGGCCCACACGACAACCTCTTGCTTTTCTGTGTCTGGGATGACGCTTATTTGAGAGAGCTCAAAAGTTGTGTACGACAGACCGTGGCCGAACGGGAACAGGGGCTCAATATCCAGAGTGTCGTACCAACGGTAGCCGACATGGACGTCTTCGCCATAGAGGACGCGACCACCTTCTGAGCGGAAGTTCAAAGCGCTGGGGTTATCAGCGACGCGGCGAGGCATCGTGATGGGAAGCTTTCCAGCCTATTGAAACAAAATCGTAAGCCCAAGTTGTTGTCGAAGTCAGGGTCTTGTAACTTACCGGGTTCACGACACCAAACAGCACGTCAGCAATTCCGTTACCGGCCTCATTGCCACCAAACCACGCCTGTGCAATAGCATTGGCTTGGTCAACCCACGGCATAGACACAGGAGTTCCGCTCTGGATGAGAACCACTGTGTTAGGGTTCGCCGCAAGCACAGCGGAGATGAGCTCGTCGCTAccaggaggaagagacaTGCTGGGTCTGTCTTCTCCTTCGCTTTCCCACTCGCCGCTTGTTCCCACGCACAGTACAACCTGGTCCACGGTCTTTGCgagctcaacagcctcgtTCAAAGCTGCGGGTTGCTCAAGTCTGGGGCAACCTCCCAGCCGCAGACCTCCTTGGCCAAAGTCAACAACGCCAGACACCTTGAGGTCGGATGTCTTATCGCATCCCCAGCGAACGAGAAGGTTGTATTCCTTGCCaccctccagctccttggcACCTGTCTCTTCGATGGTGCCACATCCAAGGAACGAGCTTCCTGGTGTCTGATTGATAGCATTGGAGACAACCAACTCGCCGTCGATGAAGAATTCACCAGTGCCGTGAACGGAGAGACCAAAGTCCCACACACCAGACTTCTCTGGAGTCAGGACGCCCTCAATCTCTGCGTACCAGACCTCGGCCAACTCGGGATTCTCATAGTCAACGAACCAAACATTGGCATCATCGAGGAATCTCTCCTCAATGACACGCCTTGTATCATCTCCGGAACTAGGCCTTGGCTCATTATACACGCGCAGAGCGAATCCTTGGCGCTTGCCATCGACTGTTCGCAAGAGCTTGCCAATTTGAGGCAGTGACCGATGTCCGTAGATTCCCTTAGAAAACACGACGTCGCTCGCGAGGCCTTCGATACCCTCGAGTGGAGAGATAGTGTGGTAAGCTCGAAGACTGGCACTTCCACCTCCGCAGTAGGAGCTCATGTCTGCGTTTGGGCCAATGACAGCCACCTTCTTCTTAGGGTTCAGTGGCAAAATGTTGTtctcgttcttgaggagTACCACAGATTCTGCGGCAGCCTCTCGCAGCAGACGGATGTGTTCTTGGCTGTTGAGCTGAGTCTCGGGCGCGTTGGGTGGAATTGAAGTCTTCTCGATAGAGTGCTTAACAAGCTGCAAGATCTTCCGTACACGCTCATCCAATGTTGAACGCTTGACCTTGTTTGATGTGACTGCATGAACAAGGGCACCAGCGCGCCATCTGCTGGGGCCTGGCATCTCGAGGTCTTGACCAGCGTTGATACCCTCAGCAGTGCTGTAGCTGCCAAACCAGTCACTGACAACTAGACCATCCCACTTCCACTCATCACGGAGGATctcttggaggagatgctcGTTGTCGGGAGCATGGGTgccgttgatcttgttgtAGGCTGTCATGAATAGCCGTGGGTTTGCCATTTCCACAGCAATCATGAAGGGAAGAAGGTACACTTCTCGAAGGGCTCTCTCTGTGACTTGAATATCCACGGCCATGCGTGCACTTTCCATGTCATTACAGGCAAAGTGCTTCATGGTAGCAGAGACACCTGAGCTCTGGAGGCCCCGGACATAGTGACCAGCCAACACTCCTGACAGGAGAGGGTCTTCAGAGAATGATTCaaagcctcttcctccaagaGGTCCACGTTGGATATTGACAGTAGGTCCAAGCAGAACATGAGCACCCTTTGCGTGGGCCTCATCTGAAAGCAGCTGACCCAGACGATGGATCAAATCCACATTCCAGCTGGAGCCTAATGCGGTTCCGCATGGTAGGCAAGCAGATGGCGTGCTGTCAAAGAAATGGGTGCCTCGAACGCCGTTGGGTCCATCGGATAGTCGGATTGGAGGGATGGCCAGGCGTTCAATAGCCGCTGTGTGCCACCATCCAACACCTTTTTGACAAATGAGGGTTAGCAGTGGCTACAATGGGGACCAGGGTGGTGGCCGACTTACCGGCGGTCAGTTGGACCTTTTCCTCTAGGGTGAGTTGGTTGAGGAGGGATTCAACATCCATCTTAGTGTTCAATTATGCGtctgatgaagatgaagaggagaatTGGGGggttgagaaggatgccaaTGGCTTCGTCTAGTGACTGAGCCAGACTGTTAGGAAAAGCCCATTTATCAAGGGAAACTGCTCATGGTGCCAAAACATGAATTAGTCAGGACTCAAAATGTCCTCATGACTATCCACTTCATGACAGTTAATTCTCCGCAACATTTTCGCATTTATGAGTGCGTAATAAACGCCAGACAATACGGGCCGTTGACAATATTCCATCGTGCACCTGACTGTGAAAAGTGGGAGTTTACGGAGATGCGAGGCGGAGAATCACGACCGACCCCTGAGCCCAGTCTTGCGTAAATCTCCGCCTCGGACTTCTAGGATTCTAGAACGCGCTAAGACCATTACGCGACATTATCAAGCACGTCTCGTGGCTGATGGCTCTTGAGACGGCACGCGGCTTAAAGAAAAAGTGAGACGCCAGTACAAAGATGTTATCAGATCATCTTGAtcaaaggagaagaagaaaaatgTAGTAAAATCATGGGAGATGGGTACTAGCTTCTAGATTCTTTGTGGGCTTTGTGACACTTTTGGTCAATTATTGGCATATTTCGTGTCAACCTAATATTTGTAGAAGCCATAGCATTCGAGAAGACTTAGACGGCCTTGCTGTTCCGGTGTTCTGGTTCAGGATCCCGACGTCTCTGAAAAACTCCATCAGCCGTTCTCCTGTACCGTTGATTTCTTGCCGCGGAAACGGGTCCTAGTTCACCTCTGATTCGTCCCTCTATTTCTCCGCCGCTAAAAAGCCCACATATTCTCGCTTGTGCCGTGTTCGCGGTATGCACCACGAGGTCTGCCGGGGATCCATCAACAACGTGCGATTCCCCATGGGTGCCCCAGTTTGAAGTCCCGGGGGCCCAAAGTCGGTGACATTGATCGGCGGATACCTTTTTTTGCTGGGGTTTGGGGTAGATATTTAACCTTCTTGCTCATCCTCACAAGGATCTTGATCATCACTCCTCTCCACTTGTCAACGCTTTCACATACTGGCTTAACAACTCGCACAGTTGTCAAACATGGCCGAACTCGTTTCTACCGCCTCTAATGAGAGGCCGTGGTGGAAGCAGACTCATCTGCTGAAGCTCAACTCCATCGTCTTATCGCTCATCTTGTTCTGTACGTAACCCCCTGCCCCAAACTACGCATTAACTAACAAGTCTCAACTGCAGCTTCCGCGAATGGCTATGACGGTGGCCTTCTAGGTGGAATCCTTGCTCTTGATTCATGGAACGAATTCATGAATCATCCGGCCGGCGCCTACCTGGGTTGGATCACAGCCATCTATTGGCTCGGCAACGGTCTCACTACGCCCATCGCGGCCTGGGTTTCCAACCGCTGGGGTAGAAAGCTCGGTCTATACTTTGGAtatttcttcctctttgtcgGTATCGGCATGCAAGCAGGCTCCCAAAACGAAAAGACCTTCACATACGCTCGTCTCTTCATCGGTATCGCCTCGGGATGGCTCGGAAACTCAGCACCCGTCCTTATCAACGAAGTCGCGTATCCATCACATCGAGCCATCGCCAGTTCTCTATTCATGTGCGGCTGGTATGTCGGTGGCACGGTCTGTGGCTGGGTGACGTTTGGCTGCCGAAACATCGCCTCGGACTGGTCGTGGAGAATCCCTGTTTTGCTGCAggttcttctccctctctgcGCTCTACCCGGACTTTTCCTATCTCCCGAGAGTCCCCGCTGGCTAGTGAGTGTCGGTCGTGTGGATGAAGCCACCGAAATCATCGCCAAGTACCACGCTGGAGGCAACAGGGACGATCCCATTGTTAGCACGCAGATGCTGGAGATTGAGGCAACCATCACAGCTGAAAAGGAAGCTTCAGGAAGCGCTTCGTACCGTGACATGATCAAGACGAAGGGCAACCGTCACagactcttcatctcggtTACTCTGGGCTTCATCTCGCAATGGGCTGGCAACGGTGTCGTATCCTACTACCTCCCATTGGTTTTGGACTCGGTTGGTCTCAAGACGGTTACCGAGCAGACTCTCATTTCTGCATGCCTTAATGTGTGGAATTTGCTATGGGCTGTCGCGGCAGCTTTCAGTGTTGatcgccttggccgccgATTCCTGTTCCTCTCGTCTGCCAGCGTCATGCTTGTCAGTTTCATCATTGTTACTGGACTCAGTGGCTCGTTTGCGAACTCAGGGTCTTCTTCGGTCGGCTTGGCTGTGGTCCCGTTCCtgttcatcttctttgccggTTACGATGTTGGATTGTAAGTCTCTACTCACGAACTGTAGCAGTTGACCCGTTACTAACTCACGCTCTACAGGACCCCCTTTCTTGTCGCTTACCCTTGCGAAATCTGGCAGTTCAGTCTCCGCTCCCGCGGTCTCACCGTGGCATGGTGCACAGCCGTCgcatccatcttcttcaactcatTCGTCAACCCCATCGCCCTCGAAGCCATTACATGGAAGTACTACATTGTTTTTATCGTACTTCTatttctcttcctcatcgtcgtttACTTCACGTACCCTGAGACACGCGGCCACACCCTTGAGCAGATGGCGGTTGTCTTTGATGGAGAGGATTCTGTCCCGGCCCAGGCTGTGGcattggagaagaagatgagcatTGGTCATGTCGATAATGTGGAAGACTAGATGTCTTGGTCCCAGGATTTAGGGAAAGATTTATGCTATGAGCGCAAAGGTAGCGATATTGAATCAGAACTTTAGCGGCGTTACAATCACAACAACTTGTCGCTAGCATTTTGCACAGGTGAATTGTCTCTTGTTTGCACAACCATGCTCCAAAGTGGATTGACAGATGTTCTTGTGCTCAGTTATATACTCAAAGCAAGAATAATAGAGCCAGGTTAATACTTTTGAGCGGAAAGATACAGCTGACTGCCACGTTGAGCAGTTTACCCTGGACTCCAAGGTGACTCGATGGAGACGCGGAAATAAGTGGAGAAGGCGGAAAGGCAAAAAGAAATGTCTGAAGAGCAAAAGATTTGCGGGTGGAGAGGCTCGAACTCTCGACCTTTGGATGTCCCTGACCTTTGGCCAAGTCATATTATGAGACCAACGCTCTAACCAACTGAGCCACACCCGCTGTGATGATCAGATGGTGACCTGATTTCACGTGACTGAGCTTGTGCAAACAAGCCTCATGTTGAGTGACCACTTCCTTGCCAACCTCACAACATCGCCTTAGCTCCAGCGGGCTCGATAGGAAAGTATCGGTTAAAGACACGATCTGGGTCGTATTTGGCCTTCAAGAACCCAATCAGCCTGATGTTTGTACTTGGTCTCAAATCTGGCTTACCTTGATTCTCTGCAACCGAAGATAATTCTGGCCCCAGACATCTTCACTTTTCTCTTTCGAGGAGCAGGCGTTGCCGTTGACTCCCAAATCCTTGGCATACTTTCTCTGATATGACCGAGCGACTTCAATCATATCATGAACCCATGATTGTGCACGTTCGTCACCGGCAATGTCGTTGTGCCTTGAACATGTTAGCTGCTACGAGTGAGCGAGAACTGGATTTGCCTTACTCTTCACTGGCCAAGCATACGAAGTGCTTGGGCTCATGAATGGGGATGCACGTAGTCTCCTATAATAGTTTTTAGAGCCCGAAAGCATATGGAACCACCTGGGACTGCTAGACCTACAGGCCTGAACCTCTTGCTGTTGTGAAACTCAAAGAAGTACTTGGTGTCGACGGCGTCGGGATTCGCATCTGTGTATTCGACGTATCGCTTCCAAACTTCCTCTGCCATTCCAGGCCAAAGACCAGTGAAGGGAGTGCCACCCACCGCCTTCCTGGGGGAGCCCTGCAAGAGAATCTCGTCTTGTACATGACTGAACTCTACCAGGGTTGGGCAATCAACCGAGTGATCATGAAATGGTTTCGCGGCCCCGAAGAAGTCGTCAAATACGGCTTTGAAATCCCCGACAGCCccgaagccaaagaaggtTACCACAAAGAGAGGCTAGTATTGGCATTAGCTCTGTAGCAGACAACTGGCTATGCAGATAAACCTTGTGCTCGGGTGCAGGCCCACGGACGTAGTTGAGAAACGCCATGATTGTCTTTTCTCCAAAATCTTGCTTGAGAAATTCCTATTTGGGTTATCAGCATGAAGCGACTTGTCCGACCTGGGGCTGTCTtaccttgagcttggggagAACCATTGGCAGCGCCTCGCCGTGATAACTCAAGGAGCGGAAGAAATAGGGTCCCTTTTGGACTTTAGCGTGTATGCATCTTGTAGTGCTTATGAACTCACCTGGGGAGGGAAGGTCCGCAAGACGAATTGCACCACCACACCAAACGATGATGAGCCCCCTAACCATGTCAGTAACGAACGTAGCGACGAAAACCCGACCAACCTCTAATGGCCCAGAATAGATCCGGGTTTTTAGACTCACTAGCCTTCACAACGCGTCCATCCGCCAGGACAACAATTGCTGATATGATGTTGTCGCATGCTGCTCAATCCATCAGTACCACCTCATCTTGGCTTGACGGGAGGATGGACATACCCATGCCAAACTTTTGCGACAAGGGTCCATAGCCACCTGGAAAGAATCAGGTTAGAGAGAGAAAAATTGATAGCTTCATCATTCTCACCTCCTGTCAGATGGCCTCCGACACCGACAACATGCACGCCTCCTCCCACGCATTCGAGATCATGTTCCCTCAACGCGGTATAGACATCGCCCCAAAGGCAGCCACCGCCGATTGTTACCCTCATGTTCTGTTTATCAACCTCAACGCTATTGAGAGCCTTCATGTCGATGACAATGCCACCCTCGATACTACTCGCAGGAGAGAAATGGTGACCACCACATTTGATCGCAATTTCCAGATTTGATCTAAGGAGTTGTTAGGACTTGTTCTAGCATTCTCCGCCGTGCATACCGACTTTCTGGCAAACTTGATAGCAGCCTGCACATCTCCTGTGGAAGTAGGGAAGACGATGAACTTGGCCCTGCGTTGGGCGGCAGTGTTGGCTCGGATCAGAGATGCATCGTAGTCTGGAGATGAAGCGTCGAGGATTCGACCAACAAAGCCAACTTGTCTCAATTCACTGATAGACATTGTGAATATTGGAGATAATCCATCAAATATTGGCGTAATACTAGCCAAGAGGCCTAGAACATGGTAAACCTGACTTATATCGACCGCAGTAGACAAAGATGGAGTTACGGACCCGAGAATGTTATCCCCGTCCGGATATCTCCACATACCGcatctggccaagaagccgtCCGACACCTGTGATCAAACGACGATTTATCGGACTCGGAACATTTCCACTTCAACTAGATGCGATCTTTACTCAGCTACAGAGTTTAATTCGCATGCCCGAGCTAATTACTGCAATGCAGCATCTAGCCGATATGATTCGATCATGGGATGTGGTGGTCGCTGTGGAGCCGAGCCGAATGAGGCTGGAGTTGAGTCGTGATATCTCACCCACCCAAAGTTGGAGTTAATGATGGCCGGCCCCACGCGGAATCGGGAAGAGATCTATCAGAGTGGCTGAATAGAGTCGCGGAATTAACGGAGTTAACACATCGCGATAGTAGCTCTTAAAGACTCAAGTCGCAGGTTGACAACTCCAGCATCATAATAGGTCTCAAGCCATCTTGACCACATCAGCACTATTACAACCAAAACACAAAGATGACTCTTCGTATTGCCAACCTCGATGTGACCGTCGCACCGGTTATAACTCCAGGGACCAAGGAGAGCGGACCCTATGACCCTCTCAACCCTTCAACTAGGGAGTTGCCCAAGGGTCACCAGCGAACTCCCGAGAACAAGGCCTTTGAGACGGATACCATCTTTGAAAAGGATATTACGCTGCCTATGCGCGATGGTGTCAAGCTGTATGCAGATGTCTTTCGCCCGAAAGGTGTTGACAAGGTTCCTGCAATCATCATCTGGAGTCCTTATGGAAAGACTGGAAATGGTAAGCTGCCTCTCTAGCTATACTTTACAACGAGTCATCGATGACTAACTAGTATCATAGGACCTCATGGTCTCGATATGATCCCTGGCCGCTTTGGTGTTCCAAAGAGCGAAGTCAGCGGCTACGAGAAGTTTGAAGGTCTTGATCCCGCTGTGTGGCCTGCCAGAGGCTATGCTATTGTTAATGTTGACCTTCGAGGCTCGTGGGACTCTGAGGGAACTACTACGTAAATCTTTCCGCCTCATTGTAGCGATCAGACTAACTGGATATAGCTGGCTTGGTGAGcaggatggcaaggatggcCACGATGCTATCGAGTATGTCGCCAAGCTCCCCTGGTGCACTGGCAAGGTAGCTCTTGCTGGAAACAGCTGGCTCGCCATGGTTCAATGGTACATCGCCTCGCAACAGCCTCCCTCTCTGGCTGCCATTGCCCCCTGGGAGGGTGCCGCAGACTTTTACCGCGATACCCTCTGCCGCGGCGGAATTCCTTATCCTTACGACACCATGTGGAAGCTTCTCCAGGATACCATGGTTGGACGAAACGTCACAGAGGCACCAATTCCCATGTTGGAAAAGTATCCTTTGTTTAACGAGTACTGGGAGGACAAGCGATCTAAGCTCGAGAACATCAATGTTCCTGCCTATATCCTTGCGAGCTACTCCAGCTCACTTCATACGACGGGTTCTATTCGTGCCTACAACAAGATTGCGTCCAAGGATAAGTGGTAAGTTCACCAGAACGTACGTTGAAAGAGATGATTGTCCTGACTTTACAGGCTTCGAATCCACGCCCGACAGGAGTGGTCTGATCTTTACAACCCTGACAACGTCAACGATTTGACCAAGTTCTTCGACTACTATGtcagag from Fusarium keratoplasticum isolate Fu6.1 chromosome 12, whole genome shotgun sequence includes:
- a CDS encoding Beta-glucosidase; the protein is MDVESLLNQLTLEEKVQLTAGVGWWHTAAIERLAIPPIRLSDGPNGVRGTHFFDSTPSACLPCGTALGSSWNVDLIHRLGQLLSDEAHAKGAHVLLGPTVNIQRGPLGGRGFESFSEDPLLSGVLAGHYVRGLQSSGVSATMKHFACNDMESARMAVDIQVTERALREVYLLPFMIAVEMANPRLFMTAYNKINGTHAPDNEHLLQEILRDEWKWDGLVVSDWFGSYSTAEGINAGQDLEMPGPSRWRAGALVHAVTSNKVKRSTLDERVRKILQLVKHSIEKTSIPPNAPETQLNSQEHIRLLREAAAESVVLLKNENNILPLNPKKKVAVIGPNADMSSYCGGGSASLRAYHTISPLEGIEGLASDVVFSKGIYGHRSLPQIGKLLRTVDGKRQGFALRVYNEPRPSSGDDTRRVIEERFLDDANVWFVDYENPELAEVWYAEIEGVLTPEKSGVWDFGLSVHGTGEFFIDGELVVSNAINQTPGSSFLGCGTIEETGAKELEGGKEYNLLVRWGCDKTSDLKVSGVVDFGQGGLRLGGCPRLEQPAALNEAVELAKTVDQVVLCVGTSGEWESEGEDRPSMSLPPGSDELISAVLAANPNTVVLIQSGTPVSMPWVDQANAIAQAWFGGNEAGNGIADVLFGVVNPAGKLPITMPRRVADNPSALNFRSEGGRVLYGEDVHVGYRWYDTLDIEPLFPFGHGLSYTTFELSQISVIPDTEKQEVVVWAKVANTGSRAGAAVLQAYVKPPSATPLTASARDTITRSSKELKGFTKVHLEQGANTIAEIKVDLLRATSYWDEREDCWRSEAGEYTVLVGTSSRCDFLEQSFTVEKSTAWRGLRG
- a CDS encoding FAD-binding PCMH-type domain-containing protein, which produces MSISELRQVGFVGRILDASSPDYDASLIRANTAAQRRAKFIVFPTSTGDVQAAIKFARKSNLEIAIKCGGHHFSPASSIEGGIVIDMKALNSVEVDKQNMRVTIGGGCLWGDVYTALREHDLECVGGGVHVVGVGGHLTGGGYGPLSQKFGMACDNIISAIVVLADGRVVKASESKNPDLFWAIRGGSSSFGVVVQFVLRTFPPQGPYFFRSLSYHGEALPMVLPKLKEFLKQDFGEKTIMAFLNYVRGPAPEHKPLFVVTFFGFGAVGDFKAVFDDFFGAAKPFHDHSVDCPTLVEFSHVQDEILLQGSPRKAVGGTPFTGLWPGMAEEVWKRYVEYTDANPDAVDTKYFFEFHNSKRFRPETTCIPIHEPKHFVCLASEEHNDIAGDERAQSWVHDMIEVARSYQRKYAKDLGVNGNACSSKEKSEDVWGQNYLRLQRIKAKYDPDRVFNRYFPIEPAGAKAML
- a CDS encoding PepX-C domain-containing protein gives rise to the protein MTLRIANLDVTVAPVITPGTKESGPYDPLNPSTRELPKGHQRTPENKAFETDTIFEKDITLPMRDGVKLYADVFRPKGVDKVPAIIIWSPYGKTGNGPHGLDMIPGRFGVPKSEVSGYEKFEGLDPAVWPARGYAIVNVDLRGSWDSEGTTTWLGEQDGKDGHDAIEYVAKLPWCTGKVALAGNSWLAMVQWYIASQQPPSLAAIAPWEGAADFYRDTLCRGGIPYPYDTMWKLLQDTMVGRNVTEAPIPMLEKYPLFNEYWEDKRSKLENINVPAYILASYSSSLHTTGSIRAYNKIASKDKWLRIHARQEWSDLYNPDNVNDLTKFFDYYVRGEKNDWPSTPKVRASLVGFNRPAVTNLPFSSFPIPQTKFTKLYLAPGEKFSPNPVSTVGTGSYDASFVPKNPILGGEELFFKQKFTKQTWLLGYSWVVLNISNDSHDDIDVFVQLGKADASGNQLINMNVPLTELIPPVKEVSEAADTCFLKYSGPTGSLRGSHAVSKVTPKPGTFTGDWPDYTHTTRKSIPAGTVTRLEVPIWPTGIIFDEGEYLTLKISGHYMSYMEFDFLYGVSHRNKGRHTVHFGAEFDSHLVVPLLDPIN